The following DNA comes from Desulfobaculum xiamenense.
CCATCGGAGATCGATTCCGTGGTGGCCTTCGTGCGCGGGGGCAAGCCCGTGTACCTGCGCGACGTCGCCGTCATCGCCGATGCCTCGCGCGATCCGCTCTCACGTAGCCGCTTCGACGGCGAAAAGAGCGTGACCATCGCCATCAAGAAACGTAGCGGCGAAAACATCATCGACATCGCCGACGAGGTGAAGCGCATCGTGCGCGAGATGGAAACGGAAATGCCGCCCGCCCTGCGCATCGACATCACCTCCGACCAGTCCAAGGACATCCGGCTCATGGTGGCGGACCTCCAGAACAACATCATCTCCGGCCTCGTACTCGTGCTGGCGGTGGTGTTCGTATTCATCGGCGGCCGCTCGGCGCTGTTCGTCTCGCTGGCCATTCCGCTGTCCATGCTCATCACCTTCATCCTGCTTCAGGCCTCGGGCGTCACGCTCAACATGGTGGTGCTCTTCTCGCTCATCCTCGCGCTCGGCATGCTGGTGGACAACGGCATCGTCGTCGTGGAGAACATCTACCGCCACATGCAGAACGGCTCGACTCGGCAACAGGCCGCGCTGGCCGCCACCGACGAGGTGGCGTGGCCGGTCATCGCCTCCACGCTGACCACCGTCGGCGCATTCGCACCCATGCTCTTCTGGCCCGGCATCATGGGCGAATTCATGAGCTACCTGCCGCTGACGGTCATCATGGCCCTGTCCGGCTCGCTGTTCGTGGCGCTGGTGATCAACCCCGTGCTCTCGGCCCGCTTCCAGACCATCCGCAAGGAGAACGGCAAGCGCCGCCCCATGGCCCAGCGGGCACTGGACCACGTGCAGAACACCTACGCACGGCTACTGGACTGGAGCCTCGACCATCGCCTCGTCGTCCTCGGTGTGGCACTGGCCTCACTCGTCACCTCGGCCATGGCCTTCGGCATGTTCGGCAAGGGCGTCGAGTTCTTCCCGGACGCGGACCCCAGACGCGCCTTCGTCAACATCAAGGCCCCGGTGGGGACCAACCTCGACGCCTCGGACGCCATCGTCACGCAGGTGGAGCAGGTCGTCTCCGCCTATCCGGACGTGGTCCACACCATCGAGCAGGTCGGCTCCGAGGGCGGCGATCCGTTCTCGTCCGATGGCTCGGGCACGCACGTCAGCACGGTAACCATGGAATTCAAGGACTTCCACGAACGCTCGCGCACCTCGGCGGGCATTGTGGACGAAGTGCGCGGCAAGCTCCTCGCCGCCATCACCGGCGCGGAAATCCGGGCGGAAAAGGAGCAGGACGGCCCGCCCACCGGAGCGCCCATCAACCTCGAAATCACGGGCCGCGACATCCACGAGCTGGGCCGCATCGTGACCGACATCCGCGAGCGCATCCGCACCGTTCCGGGTCTGGTGGACCTGAAGGACAACTTCGTGGAGGGCAAGCCGGAGATCCGCGTGGACGTGGACAAGGAAAAGGCCGCCATCATGGGCCTTTCCACCGCCGTCATCGCCAATACCGTCAAGGCGGCCATCGGCGGCGTGAAAGCCGGCAGCTACCGCGAGGGCAAGGACGAATACGACATCGTTGCCAAGCTCCCAGAAAAGGATCGCACCAGCGTGGAGAGCATCCGCCGCCTCACCGTGTCCGGCCCGGACGGCAAGCCCATCCCGCTGACCAGCGTGGCCAGCGTGCGCCTCGCCAGCGGTCTCGGCGGCATACAGCACATCGACCAGCAACGCGTGGTGACCATCTCCGCCGACGTCTCAGGACGGCTGGCCAACGACATCATCGCCGACATCTCCGCCCGGCTGAAGGACTACCAGTGGCCGCGCGGCTACAGCCACGCCTTCACCGGCGAGCAGGAAGAGCAGGCCAAGGCTTCGGCCTTTCTGGGCAAGGCCTTTGTAGCCGCGCTGTTCATCATCTTCCTCGTACTGGTCACGCAGTTCGACTCGCTGGCCATGCCGCTGGTCATCCTGACCTCGGTGGTGCTGTCCCTCGTCGGCGTCTTCGTGGGGCTTCTGGTCACTCGCATGCCATTCGGCGTGATCATGACCGGCGTCGGCGTGATTTCGCTGGCGGGCGTGGTGGTCAACAACGCCATCGTGCTCATCGACTACTTCCAGCAACTCAAGGCCCGGGGTATGGCCGCGCGCGAGGCACTCATGGAGACGGGGCGCACACGCTTCCGCCCGGTGCTGCTCACGGCCATCACCACCATTCTCGGTCTCATCCCCATGGCCACGGGCGTGAGCTTCGACTTCCTAAACTTCCGCTGGGAGGTCGGCAGCGAATCCGCGCAGTGGTGGGGACCGATGGCCGTGGCCGTCATCTTCGGCCTGCTCTTCGCCACGCTGCTCACTCTGGTGGTCGTGCCGGTGCTGTGCTCCCTCGTGGAGGACGCCCACACCCGCGCGCTCCGCCGCGCAGAGCGCCGCGCGGCAGCGGCCGCGGACTGACCCGCACCCCGCGCACTCTCGACATGAAAAAAGGGCGCTCCCCATGGGGAGCGCCCTTTCATTTGGCATCAGAAGCGGTGCGGACTAGCCACGCTGCTCGTAGGACCGGCCGCGGGATTCGCCACGGTCGGAGTAGCGCCTGCCGCCCTCGGGGCGGGACGCACCCTCGCCACGACGATTGCCGAAACCGCCACGGGAGGAGAAGTTGCGGGGCTTGCTGCCGCCATTCTGGCGCGAACGGCGCACCAGCGGCGGAGCACCGGCGGACAGCTTACGGAAGGTCCGCTCGATCAGCTCGGCCTCGCTGTCCGGAACGGTGAAGATGGAATGGCGAGCCAGAATCTTCACGCCCTGAATGAGGCGAGGATTGATGTGCGACTCGCGGGCCACGCGGTCCACCAGATCGCGCGGGGACACGCCATCCGCACGACCGGCCGCAAAGAACATCTCGGTGCGGCCGTTGCCGGCGCTGAAGCCGCGCTGCGGCGCATCGTCGATGGTGCGGTAGCGGGAGGGATCGAGATCGTCCCGGTAGGCCATCTTGAGCACTGCGGCCAGGGCTTCCTCGGGGCTGTTCTCGGCCATCAGCTCGCGAGCGAAGGCTTCGAACGGCTCAAGGCCACCCTGCTCCAGCGCGGCATTCAGGCCTTCGCGCAGGCGGGTCTTGCGGGCGGTGATGACTTCTTCCACGCAAGGCAGCTTTTCCTTCTCGATGCGGCCGGAGGCATTGCGCACGATGTAGGTGAGCTTGCGGAATTCGTTGGGCGTGATGATGGTCACCGCGCGGCCGGTGCAACCGGCGCGGCCGGTACGGCCAATGCGGTGGACATAGGTCTCGGGGTCCTGCGGGAGGGCGAAGTTGACCACATGGGTCAGCTCCTGCACGTCGATGCCGCGGGCGGCCACGTCGGTGGCCACGAGCACGGTGACGAGCTTGCGGCGGAACGAGCCGAGGACCTTCTCGCGCTGGGCCTGCGAGGCATCGCCATGCAGACCTTCGGCGGCGTATCCGCGCTCCTGCAGACGCACGGCCACGTGATCCACGTCGGCACGGGTGCGGCAGAAGACGAGACCGTAGAAGTTCTCACTCGCGTCGATCACGCGGCACAGGGCCTCGAAGCGGTCACTTTCGGCCACTTCGTGGAAGACCTGCTCGGTCAGCGGCTCCTCGCTCTTTTCGCGGGCCACGCTCACATGCTCGAAGTCGCCCATGTAGCGCTTGGCAATGCGCAGGATGTCCTGCGGCATGGTCGCGGAGAAGAGCAGCGTGCGTCGCTCGGGGGACGCAGCCGCCATGACGGCCTCGATGTCTTCGATGAAGCCCATGTTGAGCATCTCATCGGCCTCGTCGAGGACCAGGAAGGAAATCTGGGACAGATCGAGGCTACCGCGCTCGATGTGATCGAGCACGCGGCCGGGGGTTCCGACGACGATGTCGGCGCCCTGCCGCAGACCCCGGAACTGGGGGCCGAAAGCCTGTCCGCCGTAGATGGGCAGCACGTTCAGGCGCTGGGCGCCCTTGAGGGATTCGAGTTCCTCTGCCACCTGAATGGCCAGCTCGCGGGTGGGGGCCAGAACAAGAGCCTGCACATGCCCGCTGCCGCCAGCAATCTTCTCGAGAATGGGCAGACCGAACGCCGCGGTCTTGCCGGTGCCGGTCGCAGCCTGACCGACGATGTCGCGCTCGCCGCCGAGCAATCTGGGAATCACCGCCGCCTGAATGGGGGTCGGCTCACTGAAACCTTTGCGCGCCAGAGCGTCGCAAATACCATCCGAAAGGCCAAGGGCCTTGAAGCACTCCATAATACCTTACCTTTTTAGGGAAATGAGACTCGAGCAGGACGCGCGTCCATTGGATGGGAATTCGGTCTGAGCGACGGCCGGTGTGGCCCGCTAGCGATGGCGTTCTGCGGCGAGGGATGCATTCCCTACACCAATTTTTCGCCAGCGGCAAGCTCCGTCCAAAATCCATGCCGACACGGCATCCACCAAGACATGGCGCGCATTTTCCCGCAACGGGCCGCCAAGCCTGACAATCCACGCATTTTACGCCGAGGTGCAGTTCTGCATCCCTGCGGCGGCGTGGAAGAAAAAGTTATCAATTGCGTCCGCCGTCATTGACGTTTCCATTTTCTTTTCAAAAAAGATGGCCCCACGCCAATCCGTTCCCGCGTTCGGCGATCATTCGAAACCGGCACTACAACGTGACGGCCGTGGCCACGACATTCGCACCGCAGCCACGGCCCGGAAGATTCGCCCGCACTGCTCGCACAGGCGCACGCATCATCAGAAACGTTCCGTCTTGCGTTCCCATTCCTGCACGGCGTCGGCGTCCTCCACTTCCTCCCAGCCGGTGAACATGGCCGTAATGTGCGCCCAGACGCTATGGCCGGTGGTCGTCATGTAGACATGAATGACGATGAAAGCCACGAGCGCGAAGGCCAGCGCCGTATGCACGAAGGCCAACCCGTCGAGGCTCAGAACTCCGGTCAGCCCAAGCGCGGGCCAGTCGTTGAAGAACATGTAGAGCAGGCCAGACCCCATCTGCACCGGCAGAAGCAGCGCGGCAAGAGACAGATAGGTCAGCCGCTGCAAGGGATTGTGCTTGGCGCGGGTGGTCTTGGGCACGGGATGCGCCTCGCCCCGGAAGATGCCGATTGCGTAATAGCGTGCCACCTCGATGACCTTGCGCGTGGTGGGCACGTACTGCCGCCATTCTCCTGTGGTAATGATCCAGAACACGATGAAGGCCCACAGCACCACCCAACTCCACGCGCAAAACTCATGAAT
Coding sequences within:
- a CDS encoding efflux RND transporter permease subunit yields the protein MIVNRSALKRQSTVLVLLAFIVTAGLSAYEALPLESNPDITIPYIFVSTEYEGVAPEDMEKLITIPIERKLRGLKDVEEIKSTSVDGSSVISIKFLPRVDIDDALQKVRDKVDQAKPDLPPDLPDDPVIIEMNFSDMPIINVVLSGPFSLKRLKSFADDMEDRFESIPGVLDAELIGGLEREIHVLFDLDRVAFYRMPFSELVTSVESANVNVPGGSMDIGTSKYLVRVPEDFHHPSEIDSVVAFVRGGKPVYLRDVAVIADASRDPLSRSRFDGEKSVTIAIKKRSGENIIDIADEVKRIVREMETEMPPALRIDITSDQSKDIRLMVADLQNNIISGLVLVLAVVFVFIGGRSALFVSLAIPLSMLITFILLQASGVTLNMVVLFSLILALGMLVDNGIVVVENIYRHMQNGSTRQQAALAATDEVAWPVIASTLTTVGAFAPMLFWPGIMGEFMSYLPLTVIMALSGSLFVALVINPVLSARFQTIRKENGKRRPMAQRALDHVQNTYARLLDWSLDHRLVVLGVALASLVTSAMAFGMFGKGVEFFPDADPRRAFVNIKAPVGTNLDASDAIVTQVEQVVSAYPDVVHTIEQVGSEGGDPFSSDGSGTHVSTVTMEFKDFHERSRTSAGIVDEVRGKLLAAITGAEIRAEKEQDGPPTGAPINLEITGRDIHELGRIVTDIRERIRTVPGLVDLKDNFVEGKPEIRVDVDKEKAAIMGLSTAVIANTVKAAIGGVKAGSYREGKDEYDIVAKLPEKDRTSVESIRRLTVSGPDGKPIPLTSVASVRLASGLGGIQHIDQQRVVTISADVSGRLANDIIADISARLKDYQWPRGYSHAFTGEQEEQAKASAFLGKAFVAALFIIFLVLVTQFDSLAMPLVILTSVVLSLVGVFVGLLVTRMPFGVIMTGVGVISLAGVVVNNAIVLIDYFQQLKARGMAAREALMETGRTRFRPVLLTAITTILGLIPMATGVSFDFLNFRWEVGSESAQWWGPMAVAVIFGLLFATLLTLVVVPVLCSLVEDAHTRALRRAERRAAAAAD
- a CDS encoding cytochrome b/b6 domain-containing protein: MKAMEKMYLYTRFERFWHWAQAALISVLALTGFELHGSFTLFGFERAHDIHEFCAWSWVVLWAFIVFWIITTGEWRQYVPTTRKVIEVARYYAIGIFRGEAHPVPKTTRAKHNPLQRLTYLSLAALLLPVQMGSGLLYMFFNDWPALGLTGVLSLDGLAFVHTALAFALVAFIVIHVYMTTTGHSVWAHITAMFTGWEEVEDADAVQEWERKTERF
- a CDS encoding DEAD/DEAH box helicase, encoding MECFKALGLSDGICDALARKGFSEPTPIQAAVIPRLLGGERDIVGQAATGTGKTAAFGLPILEKIAGGSGHVQALVLAPTRELAIQVAEELESLKGAQRLNVLPIYGGQAFGPQFRGLRQGADIVVGTPGRVLDHIERGSLDLSQISFLVLDEADEMLNMGFIEDIEAVMAAASPERRTLLFSATMPQDILRIAKRYMGDFEHVSVAREKSEEPLTEQVFHEVAESDRFEALCRVIDASENFYGLVFCRTRADVDHVAVRLQERGYAAEGLHGDASQAQREKVLGSFRRKLVTVLVATDVAARGIDVQELTHVVNFALPQDPETYVHRIGRTGRAGCTGRAVTIITPNEFRKLTYIVRNASGRIEKEKLPCVEEVITARKTRLREGLNAALEQGGLEPFEAFARELMAENSPEEALAAVLKMAYRDDLDPSRYRTIDDAPQRGFSAGNGRTEMFFAAGRADGVSPRDLVDRVARESHINPRLIQGVKILARHSIFTVPDSEAELIERTFRKLSAGAPPLVRRSRQNGGSKPRNFSSRGGFGNRRGEGASRPEGGRRYSDRGESRGRSYEQRG